In the Wyeomyia smithii strain HCP4-BCI-WySm-NY-G18 chromosome 2, ASM2978416v1, whole genome shotgun sequence genome, one interval contains:
- the LOC129719506 gene encoding LOW QUALITY PROTEIN: probable serine/threonine-protein kinase clkA (The sequence of the model RefSeq protein was modified relative to this genomic sequence to represent the inferred CDS: inserted 1 base in 1 codon), producing the protein NNNNNNNNNNNNNNNNNNNNNNNNNKNKNNNNYNNNNNNNIINNNNNNNNNNNNNNINNNNNNNNNNNYNNNNNTYNNNNNNNNNKTNNNNNNNNDNNNNNNNNNNNNNNNNNNNNNNKNNNNNNNNNKNKNNNNNNNNNNNNNNNNNNINNNNNNNNNNNNNNNNNYSNNNDNNNNNNDNNNNINNNNYNNNNNNNNNNNINNNNKNNNNNHNNNNNNNNNNNNNNNNNNNNNNNNNNNYNKNNNNNNNNNNNNNNXNNNNNNNNNNNN; encoded by the exons aataataataataataataataataataataataataacaataataataataataataataataataataataataaaaataaaaataataataattataataataataataataataatattattaataataataataataataataataataataataataataacataaataataataataataataataataataataattataataataataataatacttataataataataataataataataataataaaactaataataataataataataataatgataataataataataataataataataataataataataataataataataataataataataataataaaaataataataataataataataataataaaaataaaaataataataataataataataataataataataataataataataataataatattaataataataataataataataataataataataataataataataataattatagtaataataatgataataataataataataatgataataataataatattaataataataattataataataataataataataataataataataatataaataataataataaaaataataataataatcataataataataataataataataataataataataataataataataataataataataataataataataataataataattataataaaaataataataataataataataataataataataataata aaaataataataataataataataataataataataat